One genomic region from Curtobacterium sp. 9128 encodes:
- a CDS encoding aminotransferase class I/II-fold pyridoxal phosphate-dependent enzyme: protein MRHSGPWLRAAEGAMLLGPDGTPAPTVFAEMSALAASTGAINLGQGFPDEDGPAEVLDAAVRAIRDGVNQYPPGRGTTDLRQAIAEHQQRWYGLDVDPDRAVLVTAGATEALAATLLALVEPGDEVITFEPFYDAYGALIGLAGGTHVTVPLTAPDFLPDEDTLRAAFSDRTRAVLVNTPHNPTGRVLPTEVLQTIVELAERYDAVIVTDEVYEHLTFVVPHVPIATLDGARDRTVTISSAGKTFSTTGWKIGWLTAPPALVDAITSVKQFLTFVNGAPFQPAVAAGLRLPDAVFAGIAADLSAKHGVLASGLTAAGFDVMRPDGGYFVIADTAPLGYDDARAFCMELPALAGVVGVPVSAFVRPDRSAGYRSLVRFAFCKRRGVLEDAAARLAGLSEPSRRTGATPARG, encoded by the coding sequence ATGCGGCACTCAGGACCATGGTTGCGAGCAGCGGAGGGCGCCATGCTCCTCGGCCCGGACGGCACACCGGCGCCGACGGTCTTCGCCGAGATGAGCGCCCTCGCCGCCAGCACCGGAGCGATCAACCTCGGGCAGGGGTTCCCGGACGAGGACGGTCCGGCCGAGGTGCTCGACGCCGCGGTGCGCGCGATCCGCGACGGCGTCAACCAGTACCCACCGGGCCGCGGGACCACGGACCTCCGGCAGGCGATCGCCGAGCACCAGCAGCGCTGGTACGGACTCGACGTGGACCCCGACCGAGCGGTCCTGGTCACCGCCGGGGCGACGGAGGCACTGGCCGCGACGCTCCTCGCCCTGGTCGAGCCCGGGGACGAGGTGATCACGTTCGAGCCGTTCTACGACGCGTACGGGGCGCTCATCGGGCTCGCCGGGGGCACACACGTCACGGTCCCCCTGACCGCACCGGACTTCCTGCCGGACGAGGACACGCTCCGTGCCGCGTTCTCCGACCGGACCAGGGCCGTCCTGGTCAACACGCCGCACAACCCGACCGGACGGGTGCTCCCGACCGAGGTGCTGCAGACGATCGTCGAACTCGCCGAGCGGTACGACGCCGTCATCGTCACGGACGAGGTCTACGAGCACCTGACGTTCGTCGTCCCGCACGTCCCGATCGCGACGCTCGACGGCGCCCGGGACCGCACCGTGACGATCTCCAGCGCTGGGAAGACCTTCAGCACCACGGGCTGGAAGATCGGCTGGCTCACGGCTCCCCCGGCACTCGTCGACGCGATCACGTCGGTCAAGCAGTTCCTGACGTTCGTCAACGGCGCCCCGTTCCAACCCGCGGTCGCCGCCGGACTCCGGCTGCCGGACGCGGTCTTCGCCGGGATCGCCGCTGACCTCTCGGCGAAGCACGGCGTGCTCGCATCCGGGCTCACGGCCGCCGGCTTCGACGTCATGCGCCCGGACGGCGGGTACTTCGTCATCGCGGACACCGCACCGCTCGGGTACGACGACGCCCGTGCCTTCTGCATGGAGCTCCCGGCACTCGCCGGGGTCGTCGGCGTCCCGGTGTCCGCGTTCGTGCGGCCCGATCGCTCGGCCGGCTACCGGTCGCTCGTGCGGTTCGCGTTCTGCAAGCGACGCGGCGTGCTCGAGGACGCGGCCGCACGGCTCGCGGGCCTCAGCGAGCCGTCACGTCGTACCGGCGCAACGCCAGCGAGGGGTTGA
- a CDS encoding trypsin-like peptidase domain-containing protein: MTDTTPNGHGDDDRQDDTTPGVGADDVAQQAGDAGASTPSEAETSAHRDADHTDVIEPASTASETEQFPASEHPTSQYTAPYPTTQDTQQTSGGYGQDHSAYAAPASRQSDGETGQQPTAAYGEQAPYGQQAPYGQTVQNGQAGQYGQAGQYGQTTQYGQTGQDGQYGQTGQNSQYGQASQNAQDGQYGQTSQYGQNSQYGQAGQYGQQPRYGEYAQQGSAQAPTSAYGQPAANTSAPAPTSSSFGDTDGAEQRTNGYYFGGAAGGAAAAGTDTTTKRKSGRSKLVLPVVGGLIVGALVGGAAGGGWVAATSNGGSTTSSSSSSNGGGNLTVNDYNSATVVTAVAAQATPSVVTINVSSSSEAGTGSGVVLSKDGYIVTNTHVVTLDGDSSSGTIQVTTSDGKIYPGKLIGTDPTVDLAVIKIDASGLKPMSFADSSKLNVGDTAVAIGAPLGLSNTVTDGIVSTLNRSIQVTSSDPNAGGDSNEGQGNNGSGPFDFWGNGDNGSSSGASTTVSLPVIQTDASINPGNSGGALLDSKGKLIGINVAIASAGSTDSSSSQSGSIGVGFSIPSNLVKRVANEIIDNGSATHGLLGATVGDANEDAKATQMGGLIKSVSSGGAAAAAGLQKGDVVTKIGDATISDATDLTAQVRYFAGGAKTTITYVRNGETRTADVTLGTYDSKS, from the coding sequence ATGACCGACACCACGCCCAACGGGCACGGCGACGACGACCGTCAGGACGACACGACCCCAGGGGTCGGCGCCGACGACGTCGCGCAGCAGGCGGGCGACGCTGGAGCGTCGACGCCGAGCGAAGCAGAGACCAGCGCGCACCGCGACGCGGACCACACCGACGTGATCGAACCGGCGTCGACGGCGAGCGAGACGGAGCAGTTCCCCGCCTCGGAGCACCCGACGAGCCAGTACACCGCGCCGTACCCGACGACCCAGGACACCCAGCAGACGTCGGGCGGCTACGGGCAGGACCACTCGGCGTACGCGGCGCCCGCGTCCCGGCAGTCGGACGGTGAGACCGGCCAGCAGCCGACGGCAGCGTACGGCGAGCAGGCTCCGTACGGCCAGCAGGCACCGTACGGCCAGACAGTCCAGAACGGTCAGGCAGGTCAGTACGGCCAGGCAGGTCAGTACGGCCAGACGACCCAGTACGGCCAGACAGGCCAGGACGGTCAGTACGGCCAAACGGGCCAGAACAGTCAGTACGGCCAGGCAAGCCAGAACGCCCAGGATGGTCAGTACGGCCAGACGAGTCAGTACGGCCAGAACAGCCAGTACGGGCAGGCCGGTCAGTACGGCCAGCAGCCGCGGTACGGCGAGTACGCGCAGCAGGGCTCCGCCCAGGCGCCGACCTCCGCCTACGGCCAGCCGGCGGCGAACACCTCGGCTCCCGCGCCGACCTCGAGCTCCTTCGGTGACACCGACGGCGCGGAGCAGCGCACGAACGGCTACTACTTCGGCGGCGCTGCCGGCGGTGCAGCAGCGGCCGGTACCGACACCACCACGAAGCGGAAGTCGGGCCGTTCCAAGCTCGTCCTGCCGGTCGTCGGCGGCCTCATCGTCGGCGCGCTCGTCGGCGGTGCAGCCGGTGGCGGCTGGGTCGCAGCGACGTCGAACGGCGGCAGCACCACCTCCAGCTCGTCGAGCTCGAACGGCGGCGGCAACCTCACCGTCAACGACTACAACTCCGCGACGGTCGTCACCGCCGTGGCCGCGCAGGCGACGCCCTCCGTCGTGACGATCAACGTGTCGTCCTCGAGCGAAGCCGGCACCGGCTCGGGCGTCGTCCTCAGCAAGGACGGCTACATCGTCACGAACACCCACGTGGTGACCCTCGACGGCGACAGCTCCAGCGGGACCATCCAGGTGACGACGTCGGACGGCAAGATCTACCCGGGCAAGCTCATCGGCACGGACCCGACGGTCGACCTCGCGGTGATCAAGATCGACGCGAGCGGCCTCAAGCCGATGTCGTTCGCGGACTCGTCGAAGCTCAACGTGGGTGACACCGCGGTCGCGATCGGTGCGCCGCTCGGCCTGTCGAACACCGTCACGGACGGCATCGTCTCGACGCTGAACCGCAGCATCCAGGTCACGTCGAGCGATCCGAACGCCGGCGGCGACTCCAACGAGGGCCAGGGCAACAACGGCAGCGGCCCGTTCGACTTCTGGGGCAACGGCGACAACGGATCGAGCTCCGGGGCGAGCACCACGGTGTCCCTCCCGGTCATCCAGACCGACGCGTCGATCAACCCCGGAAACTCCGGCGGTGCGCTGCTCGACTCGAAGGGCAAGCTCATCGGGATCAACGTCGCGATCGCCAGCGCGGGCAGCACGGACTCGTCGAGCTCCCAGTCCGGCAGCATCGGCGTCGGGTTCTCGATCCCGTCGAACCTCGTGAAGCGCGTCGCGAACGAGATCATCGACAACGGATCGGCGACCCACGGGCTCCTCGGTGCCACCGTCGGTGACGCGAACGAGGACGCCAAGGCGACCCAGATGGGCGGACTCATCAAGTCCGTCTCGTCCGGTGGCGCCGCCGCAGCCGCCGGCCTGCAGAAGGGCGACGTCGTGACGAAGATCGGTGACGCGACCATCTCGGACGCGACCGACCTGACCGCGCAGGTCCGCTACTTCGCGGGTGGCGCGAAGACGACGATCACCTACGTCCGCAACGGGGAGACCCGCACGGCGGACGTGACGCTCGGGACCTACGACAGCAAGAGCTGA
- a CDS encoding glycosyltransferase family 2 protein: MQTDGQPLPGVSYVMPVLNEVTEVRAAVASLLDQDYEGPFEVVLALGPSIDGTNELVAEMSAADPRIRAVENAVGSTPAGLNVAIRASEHPIVVRVDAHSVLPRDYTRIAVRTLQESGADNVGGIMRAEGRTPFEKAVALAYGSRVGLGGTPHHVGGQAGPAETAYLGVFKRDRLFAVGLFDEGIKRGQDWELNRRLRTTGGTVWFTPELVVTYRPRPSLKRLIRQFVATGLWRGELARRFPAGNGIRYFVPPAMVAGLGLGIVAGIVGIIGAAVHGGAAWALLGFVVPAVYLLFVVVGALVVARRSDAATRAWLLVVLPCIHIGWGVGFIVGFLTRTSELTTHTGR; the protein is encoded by the coding sequence ATGCAGACAGACGGACAGCCCCTGCCGGGCGTCTCGTACGTGATGCCCGTCCTCAACGAGGTCACCGAGGTCCGTGCAGCCGTCGCGAGCCTCCTCGACCAGGACTACGAGGGGCCGTTCGAGGTCGTCCTGGCCCTCGGCCCGTCGATCGACGGCACGAACGAGCTCGTCGCCGAGATGAGCGCAGCCGACCCCCGAATCCGTGCGGTCGAGAACGCCGTCGGGTCCACCCCGGCCGGCCTGAACGTCGCCATCCGCGCCTCGGAGCACCCGATCGTCGTCCGCGTCGACGCACACTCCGTCCTGCCCCGCGACTACACGCGGATCGCCGTGCGCACGCTGCAGGAGTCCGGCGCGGACAACGTCGGCGGCATCATGCGCGCCGAGGGACGGACGCCGTTCGAGAAGGCGGTCGCACTCGCCTACGGCAGCCGCGTCGGTCTCGGCGGGACCCCGCACCACGTCGGCGGCCAGGCGGGTCCGGCCGAGACCGCCTACCTCGGTGTCTTCAAGCGCGACCGGCTGTTCGCGGTGGGGCTCTTCGACGAGGGCATCAAGCGTGGGCAGGACTGGGAGCTCAACCGGCGGCTGCGCACCACCGGGGGGACCGTCTGGTTCACGCCGGAGCTCGTCGTGACCTACCGTCCGCGGCCGAGCCTCAAGCGCCTGATCCGCCAGTTCGTCGCGACCGGGCTCTGGCGAGGCGAACTCGCACGCCGATTCCCGGCGGGCAACGGCATCCGCTACTTCGTGCCGCCGGCCATGGTCGCCGGCCTCGGGCTCGGCATCGTCGCCGGGATCGTCGGCATCATCGGCGCTGCGGTGCACGGTGGCGCCGCCTGGGCACTGCTCGGGTTCGTCGTCCCCGCGGTCTACCTGCTGTTCGTCGTCGTGGGTGCCCTCGTGGTCGCGCGACGCTCCGACGCGGCCACCCGGGCATGGCTGCTCGTCGTGCTGCCGTGCATCCACATCGGCTGGGGGGTCGGGTTCATCGTCGGGTTCCTGACGCGGACCTCCGAGCTGACGACCCACACCGGACGGTGA